A window of the Oncorhynchus mykiss isolate Arlee chromosome 15, USDA_OmykA_1.1, whole genome shotgun sequence genome harbors these coding sequences:
- the slco1d1 gene encoding solute carrier organic anion transporter family, member 1D1: protein MSVETKAPRVPCCSKLKLFLISLSFVYFAKAFGGSYMKSSVTQIERRFDIPSSLIGVIDGSFEIGNLLVIAFVSYFGAKLHRPRLIGIGCLIMAAGAFLTALPHFFQGQYVYETTLSHIPEENSTESILPCLANTSHLVINDLSTAASKAACEKEAGSSMWIYVFLGNMLRGIGETPVMPLGVSYLDDYARKENTAIYLACLQTVGILGPVFGFMFGSFCAKIYVDIGSVDLESISINHKDSRWVGAWWLGFLVSGFLMLLAGIPFWFLPNTLAKQCKSPSKKRQKEDIQAKSSSDTPEVEPEQGSFLPEDNTEEDAPQPVTMAAMAKDFAPSLKRLFSNKVYLLIILTSVVAFNGFIGMITFKPKFMEQVYGQSPSKAIFLIGSMNLPAVAVGVIVGGLVMKRFKLSVLGAARLSIVSSFLSFCLLLIQYFLQCDNSEVAGLTMTYQGATEVSYQQESLLSQCNMGCSCSLKHWDPVCARNGITYASPCLAGCQTSTGVGKEMEFHNCTCMQELKGGLMAPPTNMSAILGQCPRKSDCDRMFKFYMAVTVLGAFVSACGGTSGYIVLLRSIHPDLKSLALGMHTLIGRTLGGIPPPIYFGALIDRTCLKWGLKRCGGQGACRFYDSHAFRITFLGLVYCLYGLANLLWGVLYLQLSKRQKKLELRSQAKATALEANGNNNPNGHAMVSIFKNKDDLDRDNESTI from the exons ATGAGTGTTGAAACTAAGGCGCCCCGGGTGCCTTGCTGCTCCAAACTGAAG CTGTTCCTGATTTCCCTGTCCTTTGTGTATTTCGCAAAAGCCTTCGGGGGAAGCTACATGAAGAGTTCTGTCACCCAGATAGAGAGACGTTTCGACATCCCCAGCTCACTTATAGGAGTCATCGATGGCAGCTTTGAGATTG GTAACCTGCTGGTGATAGCCTTTGTGAGCTACTTTGGGGCGAAGCTCCACAGGCCCAGACTGATAGGGATTGGCTGTCTCATTATGGCTGCTGGGGCCTTCCTAACGGCTCTGCCACACTTCTTCCAGGGACA GTATGTATATGAAACAACCCTGTCACATATACCTGAGGAAAACTCGACAGAAAGTATTCTGCCTTGTCTGGCCAACACGAGTCATCTGGTCATAAATGATCTGTCTACAGCTGCGAGTAAAGCAG CGTGTGAGAAGGAGGCAGGCTCATCCATGTGGATCTATGTATTCCTGGGTAACATGCTGCGAGGGATCGGAGAGACGCCTGTCATGCCTTTAGGAGTGTCCTATCTGGACGACTACGCCAGAAAGGAGAACACTGCCATCTACCTTG CGTGTTTACAGACTGTTGGCATCCTGGGGCCTGTATTTGGCTTCATGTTTGGCTCCTTCTGTGCCAAGATCTACGTGGACATTGGCTCTGTGGATTTAG AGAGCATCTCCATCAACCACAAGGACTCTCGCTGGGTGGGGGCCTGGTGGTTAGGCTTCCTGGTTTCTGGCTTCCTGATGCTCCTGGCTGGGATTCCATTTTGGTTCCTCCCCAATACTCTGGCTAAGCAGTGCAAGAGCCCCAGCAAAAAGAGACAGAAGGAGGACATACAGGCAAAGAGCTCCTCTGACACCCCAGAGGTGGAGCCGGAGCAGGGCAGTTTCCTACCGGAGGACAACACTGAGGAGGATGCACCACAGCCTGTCACCATGGCTGCCATGGCTAAAG ATTTTGCGCCGTCCCTGAAAAGGCTGTTCAGCAACAAAGTCTACCTGCTGATCATCCTGACGTCCGTGGTGGCATTCAATGGCTTCATAGGGATGATCACCTTCAAACCCAAGTTCATGGAGCAGGTCTACGGGCAGTCTCCCTCCAAGGCAATCTTCTTGATAG gtTCGATGAACCTGCCTGCGGTGGCAGTTGGGGTCATCGTGGGAGGCTTGGTGATGAAGCGGTTCAAGCTGAGCGTTCTGGGAGCCGCCCGACTCTCCAtcgtctcctccttcctctccttctgccTCCTGCTCATCCAGTACTTCCTACAGTGTGACAACTCAGAGGTGGCTGGCCTCACCATGACCTATCAAGG GGCTACAGAGGTGTCTTACCAGCAGGAGAGCTTGCTATCTCAGTGTAACATGGGCTGCTCCTGTTCCCTGAAACACTGGGACCCTGTGTGTGCCAGAAATGGCATCACCTATGCCTCCCCCTGTCTTGCTGGCTGCCAGACCTCCACGGGCGTAGGCAAGGAGATG GAGTTCCATAACTGCACATGTATGCAGGAGCTGAAGGGGGGGCTGATGGCTCCACCAACCAACATGTCCGCCATCTTGGGACAGTGCCCCAGGAAGAGTGATTGTGACAGGATGTTTAAGTTCTACATGGCTGTCACTGTCCTGGGGGCCTTCGTCTCTGCCTGCGGGGGCACATCTGGATATATCGTCTTGCTCAG aTCTATACACCCAGATTTAAAATCACTGGCTCTTGGGATGCATACATTGATAGGCAGAACTCTGG gtggAATCCCTCCCCCTATCTACTTTGGAGCTTTGATTGACAGGACGTGTCTGAAGTGGGGATTGAAGCGATGTGGGGGTCAAGGAGCATGCAGATTCTACGACTCACATGCATTCAG AATAACGTTCCTGGGTCTGGTCTATTGTCTGTACGGCCTGGCCAACCTGCTGTGGGGGGTGCTGTACCTGCAACTGTCCAAGCGGCAGAAGAAGTTGGAACTGCGAAGCCAGGCCAAGGCTACAGCCCTGGAGGCCAATGGGAACAACAATCCCAATGGACATGCCATGGTCAGCATCTTTAAGAACAAAGATGACCTGGACAGGGACAATGAGAGCACCATCTGA